A window of Fictibacillus halophilus contains these coding sequences:
- a CDS encoding Nif3-like dinuclear metal center hexameric protein, protein MKTSDFEKLMTQLFGKWLKEFEDEGEYGFTHKGKKEINVIAYATNLTPETVEKAHSRGADMLITHHDAWDFVYGMKEGCVDELKKHNITHYFTHYPLDFVEFGTSTALFERIEIDEITTLSTFKDNEEIPGIGIFHTPRSFTELKEQLEHVMGETVQAWKNHDRPIKKVGILTGAGNHTAIIQYAQKQNCDAYITGERTLYSVQYAKFAGINLYVGSHTFTEIFGVENLVLRIQEFYPEVKVVNIEEDHIESGKF, encoded by the coding sequence ATGAAAACTAGTGATTTCGAAAAATTGATGACACAACTCTTTGGAAAATGGTTGAAGGAATTTGAAGACGAGGGTGAATATGGGTTTACCCATAAAGGGAAGAAAGAGATTAATGTAATCGCTTATGCGACAAACTTAACGCCAGAGACTGTAGAGAAGGCGCATAGTAGAGGAGCAGACATGTTGATCACACATCATGATGCTTGGGATTTTGTGTATGGAATGAAAGAGGGTTGTGTAGATGAATTAAAGAAACACAATATTACACATTACTTTACTCATTATCCGCTTGATTTTGTAGAGTTTGGAACGAGTACAGCTTTGTTTGAGCGGATTGAGATCGATGAGATTACCACTTTATCCACATTTAAGGATAATGAAGAGATTCCAGGTATCGGCATCTTTCATACACCTCGTTCTTTTACTGAATTAAAAGAACAACTTGAACATGTGATGGGAGAAACGGTACAAGCATGGAAAAATCATGATCGTCCTATAAAAAAAGTAGGCATCCTTACTGGGGCAGGAAATCATACAGCCATTATTCAATATGCTCAGAAACAAAACTGCGATGCATATATTACTGGAGAACGAACACTATATTCTGTCCAATATGCAAAGTTTGCGGGCATTAATTTATATGTTGGAAGTCACACATTTACAGAAATCTTTGGGGTAGAGAACTTGGTGCTTCGAATTCAGGAATTCTACCCAGAGGTAAAAGTGGTTAACATCGAAGAAGATCATATTGAATCAGGTAAGTTTTAA
- a CDS encoding DMT family transporter, with protein MNILLFSIIVGLAAALVIIPISGSRKPIKKEKKNNLTSAVIGIVICTIPVIYLFYYITNLDRNFSSIWILAIIVTAIGAFFATGKERLIKLALFLISLMIGIYFLSAGLFNASEKYQTSIMAEKTEIESFDEKETPASVPPKFAKNKMRKSFGQVPNTSFYELGNLQIQKVDGKYVYIAPVEFSGLFKWWNGDVTPGYFTLSATDSTANPKFVKSEMTYTPSSYFNKNVERHMRSIFPEYIFYGNPQLEIDDDGKPFYIRSYGEFISARNGFKVEGIVVTDPENGDTKNYSIKDIPAFIDGAVSPETVSLQNSYFGNYVHGFWNSKFGKKDVKLPSDEGTEANVSPIFDENGDMFYFTDFTSPKEGVDSMLGYSLTDARTGEATYYTGNLEESYMDSKGALEIIEKKFIEKKWDGEMPVLYNFYGEASWLTPVLDSNGFLQNYFIVSAANPEISAYANTPNAAIKQYKTALQRGGGSVDGTSNAEEKQISGTVLRVYKEKVGDYTVVSFLLDNRKSYIVSSENNPLAIYLKEQDKVKVTYQNTGEAFLPVSEMTIAGLE; from the coding sequence ATGAACATCTTGTTATTTTCCATCATTGTAGGGCTTGCTGCGGCATTGGTGATAATTCCAATATCCGGAAGCAGGAAGCCGATTAAAAAAGAGAAGAAAAACAATCTTACTAGTGCTGTGATCGGAATTGTCATTTGTACAATTCCCGTTATATATCTTTTCTATTATATTACGAATCTCGATCGGAATTTTTCTTCAATCTGGATTTTAGCAATTATCGTTACAGCTATTGGTGCGTTTTTTGCAACAGGTAAAGAAAGATTGATTAAGCTGGCATTATTCCTTATCAGCTTAATGATTGGTATCTACTTTCTGTCTGCTGGGTTATTTAACGCGAGCGAAAAATATCAGACATCTATAATGGCAGAAAAGACAGAAATTGAGTCTTTTGATGAGAAAGAAACCCCAGCAAGTGTTCCACCTAAGTTTGCTAAAAATAAAATGAGGAAGTCTTTTGGGCAAGTACCAAACACAAGCTTTTATGAACTAGGAAATCTACAGATTCAAAAAGTAGATGGGAAATACGTATATATTGCACCAGTAGAGTTCTCTGGACTCTTTAAGTGGTGGAACGGTGATGTGACACCTGGTTATTTTACATTAAGTGCTACAGACTCTACGGCAAACCCGAAGTTTGTTAAATCAGAGATGACGTATACACCATCTTCGTATTTTAATAAAAATGTTGAACGTCATATGCGCTCAATTTTTCCGGAATACATTTTCTATGGTAATCCACAACTAGAAATCGATGATGATGGAAAGCCGTTCTATATCCGCTCATATGGAGAATTTATTTCTGCACGGAATGGATTTAAAGTAGAAGGTATTGTTGTAACAGATCCGGAGAATGGAGATACGAAGAATTATTCGATCAAGGACATTCCTGCCTTCATTGATGGTGCTGTTTCACCAGAAACAGTTAGCCTACAAAACAGTTACTTTGGTAACTATGTTCATGGTTTTTGGAACAGCAAGTTTGGTAAAAAGGATGTAAAACTTCCATCTGATGAAGGAACGGAAGCCAATGTAAGCCCGATTTTTGATGAGAATGGAGATATGTTTTATTTTACTGATTTTACGAGCCCGAAAGAGGGTGTCGACTCTATGCTCGGTTATTCACTAACAGATGCGAGAACGGGAGAAGCTACGTATTATACTGGTAATCTAGAAGAATCGTATATGGATTCTAAAGGGGCTTTAGAGATCATAGAAAAGAAATTCATCGAGAAAAAATGGGACGGTGAAATGCCAGTTCTCTATAACTTCTATGGAGAAGCAAGCTGGCTGACTCCTGTCCTAGATTCGAATGGATTCTTACAGAACTATTTTATTGTTTCTGCGGCAAACCCAGAGATCTCTGCATACGCAAATACACCGAACGCTGCAATAAAACAATATAAAACTGCTTTACAGCGAGGTGGAGGTTCAGTGGACGGAACATCGAATGCTGAAGAAAAACAGATCTCAGGAACCGTTCTTCGCGTTTATAAAGAAAAAGTTGGCGATTATACGGTCGTATCCTTCCTATTAGATAACCGTAAGAGCTATATCGTATCATCAGAAAATAATCCGCTAGCTATCTATTTAAAAGAACAAGATAAAGTTAAGGTAACTTATCAAAATACAGGTGAAGCATTTTTACCTGTATCGGAGATGACGATAGCTGGTTTAGAATAA
- a CDS encoding LysE family transporter — MNDIMILSIHFVMLGISLAIPIGPIKLEMIKHGLYGGFWPSWLVGIGAVCADILFMSFIFLGLSPFLHDKWITICMLLTGIIMLSYLGISTIRSSVSLSLVKENITDVKKPFWTGFVIAVMNPYNLMFWFGVYGGSLQSIPSTSSNMIRIGLSFCIIVGIILWNLNVAFTVHFFRTLINDFTIRWLIRFAGIGLLAFSSFLTYKLFALFPS; from the coding sequence TTGAACGATATTATGATATTAAGTATTCATTTCGTTATGCTTGGTATCAGTTTAGCTATTCCAATCGGCCCTATTAAACTTGAGATGATCAAACATGGATTATATGGCGGTTTTTGGCCATCTTGGCTTGTTGGAATTGGCGCAGTTTGTGCTGATATATTGTTTATGTCCTTTATATTTCTAGGACTCTCGCCTTTTCTACATGATAAATGGATTACTATCTGCATGTTGTTAACCGGAATTATTATGCTTAGTTACCTAGGAATTTCAACTATAAGAAGTTCAGTATCTTTATCTTTAGTAAAAGAAAACATTACAGACGTCAAGAAACCTTTTTGGACAGGTTTTGTCATTGCTGTTATGAATCCTTATAATTTAATGTTTTGGTTTGGTGTATATGGTGGTTCACTTCAAAGCATACCTTCTACATCAAGTAATATGATTAGAATTGGGTTAAGTTTTTGTATAATAGTAGGGATTATTTTGTGGAATCTTAACGTGGCGTTTACCGTTCATTTTTTTCGAACGCTTATCAATGATTTTACAATACGGTGGCTAATAAGATTTGCTGGAATCGGTTTACTGGCCTTCTCTAGTTTCCTTACGTATAAGTTATTCGCATTGTTTCCATCATAA
- a CDS encoding class I SAM-dependent methyltransferase, protein MDGGTPLFIQKFFQSPKQVGSLFPSSLSLAKKMTTPLCWDHIDIAAELGAGTGVITKEIVRNLKPDSELYIFEKDEEMRKKLRFHFSRNTVCEDARHILTSIGKEEGTLDAIFSGLPFANFTRELQTEIVEEIYRSLRPGGVLVAFQYSTQMKRTFKEIFRTVEIAFVPKNFPPAFVYTCEK, encoded by the coding sequence GTGGATGGCGGAACCCCTTTATTTATACAAAAGTTTTTTCAATCACCAAAACAAGTGGGGAGCCTTTTTCCAAGCTCTCTTAGCTTAGCTAAGAAGATGACAACTCCTCTTTGCTGGGATCATATTGACATCGCTGCTGAATTAGGAGCAGGTACTGGTGTAATTACAAAAGAAATCGTACGCAATCTAAAGCCAGATTCAGAACTTTATATATTTGAAAAAGATGAAGAGATGAGAAAAAAACTTAGATTCCATTTTTCTAGAAACACTGTCTGTGAAGATGCTCGTCATATCTTAACCAGTATCGGAAAAGAGGAAGGGACATTAGATGCGATTTTCTCAGGACTTCCGTTTGCAAATTTCACTCGTGAGTTGCAAACAGAAATCGTTGAGGAAATTTATCGGTCTCTTAGACCAGGAGGAGTATTAGTAGCATTTCAATATTCTACTCAGATGAAAAGAACGTTTAAAGAGATCTTCCGTACCGTTGAAATTGCATTTGTACCGAAAAATTTCCCTCCAGCATTCGTATATACTTGTGAAAAATAA
- a CDS encoding tyrosine-type recombinase/integrase, which produces MEYVEALRDIKEINAIKRYLKKNSVRDYVLFVLGINTGLKITELLCMQVKDLLSEDLVVHDFYSVPNKDGNKEVFLNETVKKIITQYVECAELKREDFLFLSKKTKLPITRQQAYRVIHQAAEHAGIKGKIGTNSLRKTFGYHAYKRGVAISLLQRHFNHSSPSETLKYLGISREDPIKTQIDVRL; this is translated from the coding sequence ATGGAATATGTTGAAGCTTTAAGAGATATTAAAGAGATCAATGCGATTAAACGTTATTTAAAGAAAAACTCCGTTCGTGATTATGTTCTATTTGTTCTAGGAATCAACACGGGTTTAAAAATCACTGAATTACTTTGCATGCAAGTAAAAGATCTACTATCGGAAGATTTAGTGGTTCATGATTTTTACTCTGTCCCTAACAAAGACGGGAATAAAGAAGTTTTCTTAAATGAAACAGTTAAGAAAATCATTACTCAGTATGTGGAATGTGCAGAACTCAAGCGAGAGGATTTTTTATTTTTATCTAAAAAAACAAAGTTGCCGATCACTCGACAGCAAGCATATCGAGTGATTCATCAAGCTGCAGAGCATGCAGGGATCAAAGGAAAAATTGGCACGAACTCGCTCAGAAAAACCTTTGGCTATCATGCCTATAAAAGGGGAGTAGCAATATCTCTATTACAAAGGCATTTCAATCATTCAAGTCCTTCTGAAACACTTAAATATCTTGGGATCTCTAGGGAAGACCCCATTAAAACGCAAATTGACGTAAGATTATAA
- a CDS encoding GNAT family N-acetyltransferase, which yields MNTYDHFPVIDTDRLRLRPVIESDLKEIYAAFSDADALRYYGMEPLKTEEEAYELIQAFEKGFTTGSSIRWGIILKEQDKLIGTCGFHNWSKSDRRTELGYELNRAYWHNGFMNEALRAILHYGFNGMEFNRIAAVIRPENNSSRTLVSKLGFHEEALLREHQRVGDHYYDMYIYSLLKKNADLYGQEANSI from the coding sequence TTGAATACATACGATCATTTTCCAGTTATTGATACAGATAGGCTTAGACTAAGACCAGTGATTGAGTCAGATTTAAAAGAAATATATGCAGCGTTCTCAGATGCTGACGCATTACGATATTATGGAATGGAGCCATTAAAAACTGAAGAAGAAGCATATGAGCTTATTCAAGCGTTTGAAAAAGGATTCACTACGGGAAGTTCCATACGTTGGGGAATCATTCTAAAAGAACAAGATAAACTCATCGGAACGTGCGGATTTCACAATTGGAGCAAATCAGATCGAAGAACAGAACTTGGTTATGAACTAAATCGTGCATATTGGCATAACGGATTCATGAATGAAGCGCTACGAGCTATTCTTCATTACGGATTCAATGGGATGGAGTTTAATAGAATAGCGGCAGTGATCCGACCAGAAAACAATTCTTCCCGTACGCTTGTATCTAAACTTGGTTTTCATGAAGAAGCATTACTACGCGAACATCAAAGAGTCGGCGACCACTACTATGATATGTACATCTATTCCTTACTTAAAAAGAACGCCGATTTATATGGACAAGAAGCTAATAGCATTTAG
- a CDS encoding DUF2512 family protein, with product MQSLMIKILGIPLALILANFIFKSVDFEFLQPYIWITVILAPLGVLLEYIMVPRISYSKQLTIDFATSFVLVYLLGLVLPGVSISLWGSFLIAILITCMEAMVHKHLISDHMDHSYR from the coding sequence ATGCAGAGTTTGATGATAAAGATTTTAGGTATTCCACTCGCACTTATATTAGCCAACTTTATATTTAAAAGTGTAGATTTCGAGTTTCTTCAACCGTATATTTGGATCACGGTCATTTTAGCTCCTCTTGGTGTATTGCTGGAATATATTATGGTCCCTCGCATTTCTTACAGCAAACAGCTGACGATTGATTTTGCTACAAGTTTTGTACTTGTCTATCTACTAGGGCTTGTCTTACCTGGTGTAAGTATTTCATTGTGGGGATCGTTTCTTATTGCCATCTTGATTACATGTATGGAAGCAATGGTTCATAAGCATTTGATCTCTGACCACATGGATCATTCTTATCGTTAA
- a CDS encoding YitT family protein — MTEEAITNTQAMEQIKKQHRKLTKGKLATRAILITFGAILMAVGLEIFLVPNNVIDGGIAGISIMLSHITGLSLGLFLFALNLPFIFVGYKQIGKTFAFSTLYGIIVLSIATTLLHPVPPFTDDLLLATVFGGIFIGVGIGMVIRSGGSLDGTEILAILSNNKLPFSVGEIIMFFNIFILGAAGFVFTWDRAMYSLIAYFIAFKTIDLTITGLEESKSAWIISDNHKEIGDAILHRLGRGVTYLKGEGAYTGDEKGVVFCVITRLEEAKLKDIVDEFDTSAFLAIADIAEVKGGRFKKKGIH, encoded by the coding sequence ATGACAGAAGAAGCAATTACAAATACGCAAGCCATGGAACAGATTAAGAAACAACACCGAAAGCTAACGAAAGGAAAACTTGCTACAAGAGCGATACTCATAACTTTCGGAGCCATACTTATGGCAGTTGGACTAGAAATATTCTTAGTACCGAACAATGTTATTGATGGTGGTATAGCTGGTATTTCAATCATGCTATCTCACATAACAGGATTAAGTTTAGGACTCTTTCTATTCGCATTAAACTTACCATTTATTTTCGTTGGTTATAAGCAGATCGGAAAAACATTTGCTTTCTCAACATTATACGGAATCATCGTTCTTTCAATCGCAACAACATTATTGCACCCTGTTCCACCATTTACAGACGATTTACTATTAGCGACTGTTTTTGGAGGTATCTTTATCGGAGTCGGGATTGGAATGGTCATTCGAAGTGGTGGTTCATTAGATGGTACAGAAATCTTAGCTATACTCTCCAATAACAAACTGCCTTTTTCTGTTGGTGAAATTATTATGTTCTTTAATATCTTTATTCTCGGAGCAGCAGGTTTTGTTTTCACTTGGGATAGAGCTATGTATTCATTAATCGCTTACTTTATTGCATTCAAGACGATTGACTTAACGATTACAGGTCTTGAGGAATCAAAATCCGCTTGGATCATTAGTGATAATCATAAAGAAATCGGAGACGCCATTCTTCATCGCTTAGGACGTGGAGTTACATATCTAAAAGGTGAAGGCGCGTATACGGGTGACGAAAAAGGTGTTGTATTCTGTGTGATCACTCGTTTAGAAGAGGCGAAGCTCAAAGATATTGTTGATGAGTTTGATACGAGTGCATTTCTAGCCATTGCTGATATTGCTGAAGTAAAAGGCGGAAGATTTAAGAAAAAAGGAATTCACTAA
- a CDS encoding HD domain-containing phosphohydrolase: MKIYKNFEKRLLKNYVIGSTAAVLGVGGVFVFTTLRLSTFEFTVLCGILLTSCVIMFSLEYVFFRLHTAVFKNYFSKQQPAIPLAEKAYFHAHHFPIRTVKRILGPHLLGLSIPALSLTAIAISLGYLSLPYYYMYLASLGAILVAGMHAIIEFFLTTKAVQPVLRTIQERTLKDHGKILSLSTSKHISIQRKIQWSTLFIGTFPLLLFALANQVRLYHLSAPVNGSYWSWAFFILLIGISFAIYGAYLLFKDIQQPMNELQAGMYEVRTGNSNAKVNDLYSDEFSKLIKGFNHMAQAIQSREHENKQLLESFFATMAATLDARDPYTAGHSLRVADYAMKIGQMAGLPFQQLVQLRKAALLHDIGKIGIPDVVLLKESKLTSEEFEQIKKHPVIGADILAQVHPFEAMQPLLPGVRYHHERYDGKGYPEQLAGENIPIFGRIIAVADAYDAMTSDRPYRKGMTHEKALAILKDGKGTQWDPYLTELFIEEMSLKSIS, from the coding sequence ATGAAGATCTATAAGAATTTTGAAAAACGTTTATTAAAAAATTATGTGATTGGTTCAACCGCTGCCGTATTAGGAGTTGGAGGGGTATTTGTATTTACTACACTCCGTTTATCAACGTTTGAATTTACGGTGTTATGTGGTATTCTTCTTACTTCTTGTGTGATTATGTTTTCACTTGAATATGTTTTTTTTCGTTTGCATACAGCTGTTTTTAAAAATTACTTCTCAAAACAACAACCTGCCATACCACTCGCTGAAAAGGCATATTTTCATGCGCATCATTTTCCGATCAGAACTGTAAAACGAATCCTCGGTCCGCATTTGTTAGGATTATCTATACCGGCACTGTCCCTAACAGCTATAGCAATTTCTTTGGGTTACTTATCACTTCCCTATTATTACATGTATCTTGCATCACTCGGAGCAATCTTAGTGGCAGGTATGCATGCGATTATTGAATTCTTTTTAACGACGAAAGCTGTTCAGCCCGTGCTTCGTACCATTCAAGAAAGAACGCTTAAAGACCATGGAAAAATACTATCCTTATCTACGTCCAAACACATATCTATCCAACGCAAGATTCAGTGGAGTACCTTATTTATTGGAACGTTTCCACTTCTTTTATTCGCACTCGCGAATCAAGTACGCTTATATCATTTGTCCGCACCTGTAAACGGATCGTATTGGAGCTGGGCTTTCTTCATCTTATTGATCGGTATTTCTTTCGCCATCTATGGAGCGTACTTATTGTTTAAAGATATTCAGCAGCCAATGAACGAACTTCAAGCAGGCATGTATGAAGTTCGTACCGGAAATTCGAATGCAAAAGTAAATGATCTGTATTCAGATGAATTTTCTAAACTCATAAAAGGTTTTAATCATATGGCTCAAGCTATACAATCTCGTGAACATGAGAATAAGCAGCTACTTGAAAGTTTTTTCGCGACGATGGCCGCCACTCTGGATGCTCGTGATCCTTATACTGCAGGGCATAGCTTACGAGTTGCGGATTATGCTATGAAGATTGGTCAAATGGCTGGATTGCCGTTTCAGCAATTGGTTCAACTTCGAAAAGCAGCACTTTTGCATGACATCGGAAAAATTGGAATACCCGATGTCGTTTTACTAAAAGAGTCGAAGCTAACTTCAGAAGAATTTGAACAAATTAAAAAGCATCCGGTCATAGGTGCAGACATCCTTGCACAGGTACACCCTTTTGAAGCTATGCAACCTCTGCTTCCTGGTGTTCGTTATCATCATGAGCGTTATGATGGTAAAGGCTACCCTGAACAGCTGGCTGGAGAAAACATCCCTATTTTCGGGAGGATCATTGCTGTTGCCGATGCTTATGATGCAATGACCTCTGACAGGCCTTATCGAAAAGGAATGACTCACGAAAAAGCATTGGCTATTTTGAAAGATGGAAAAGGTACACAATGGGATCCATACTTAACCGAACTTTTTATTGAAGAGATGTCGTTAAAATCTATTTCTTAA
- a CDS encoding PH domain-containing protein: MKYPSKKDWWLGLILWGAVGCGAYISTYALLTEKADLLGILITVIINLALIAFISWLWFTTYYVLEEKELIIRSGPINKRIPYREISSAHKTLNPISSPALSLKRINITYQFGMALISPKNRDEFLQKLSERCPNATIKFD, translated from the coding sequence ATGAAATACCCATCAAAAAAAGATTGGTGGCTTGGATTGATTCTCTGGGGCGCCGTTGGTTGTGGTGCTTACATCAGTACATATGCCTTACTAACAGAAAAGGCAGATCTCTTAGGAATATTAATTACCGTTATCATTAATCTTGCCTTGATTGCTTTTATCAGCTGGCTTTGGTTTACAACCTACTACGTTTTAGAAGAAAAAGAACTAATCATTAGAAGTGGTCCGATCAACAAAAGAATACCCTATCGTGAAATTTCATCTGCACATAAGACTCTGAATCCCATATCTAGCCCCGCTCTCTCTTTAAAACGAATCAATATTACGTATCAGTTTGGAATGGCTCTTATTTCCCCGAAAAACAGGGATGAATTTTTACAAAAACTGAGTGAGCGATGTCCGAATGCAACAATCAAATTTGATTAG
- a CDS encoding NlpC/P60 family protein → MKKIVKVLFSLAVLLGIFSNTASAEKGTPDKDVIGKDMYVNVAAATLWVGPDAARPVDDPSVSHPVDLRSWTTSMTYEEKLWLVGELETQALYGQKVHILEQQGDWVKVLVYGQPTPRNEVGYPGWMPLSQLTYSEPYKKAEGKHFALITSPTAWLSKGPFGHKNDLELSYNTKLPVIKKLAKTIAVLTPQGKVRWLDAKDAKVYKSESDIPVPTGEALVEEAKKFLGLPYLWAGASGFGFDCSGFTHTIHKANGITIPRDSGPQSREGLIVDKDQLQPGDLMFFAYDKGKGRVHHVAMYAGNGMMIHSPNTASTVRLDPISTPAYTVEFSGARRYIPQP, encoded by the coding sequence ATGAAAAAAATTGTTAAAGTTTTATTTTCACTCGCTGTGTTACTTGGTATATTTTCAAATACAGCTTCAGCTGAAAAAGGAACACCAGACAAAGATGTTATCGGTAAAGATATGTATGTGAATGTTGCGGCAGCAACCCTTTGGGTAGGACCAGATGCAGCAAGGCCTGTAGATGATCCATCGGTTTCCCACCCCGTTGACTTACGAAGCTGGACAACTAGTATGACTTATGAAGAAAAGCTTTGGTTAGTTGGAGAACTTGAAACACAAGCGCTTTACGGTCAAAAAGTACATATTTTAGAGCAACAAGGTGATTGGGTAAAAGTTTTGGTCTACGGCCAGCCTACACCTAGAAACGAGGTTGGATACCCAGGCTGGATGCCGCTTTCACAATTAACTTACTCTGAGCCTTATAAAAAAGCGGAAGGAAAACACTTTGCACTGATTACAAGTCCAACTGCTTGGCTTTCTAAAGGACCATTTGGACATAAAAATGATCTTGAATTAAGCTATAACACAAAGTTACCAGTTATTAAAAAATTAGCAAAAACAATCGCTGTATTAACACCTCAAGGAAAAGTCCGCTGGCTAGATGCGAAAGATGCAAAAGTATACAAAAGTGAAAGTGATATTCCGGTGCCTACAGGCGAAGCGCTTGTAGAAGAAGCTAAGAAATTTCTCGGTCTTCCTTATTTGTGGGCAGGTGCATCAGGTTTCGGATTTGATTGCTCCGGATTTACACACACCATTCACAAAGCAAACGGCATTACAATTCCACGAGATTCTGGCCCACAGTCTAGGGAAGGGCTAATCGTTGATAAAGATCAACTTCAGCCTGGAGATTTGATGTTCTTTGCTTATGATAAAGGAAAAGGACGCGTTCATCATGTTGCGATGTATGCAGGAAATGGTATGATGATCCATTCTCCAAACACAGCGTCTACAGTAAGACTAGATCCGATCTCAACACCTGCTTATACGGTAGAATTCTCGGGCGCACGACGATATATTCCACAACCATAA
- a CDS encoding DUF3953 domain-containing protein: MFRKLKIAFSAVVLLLAVYSITTGNLDITPFTSLGLALLLLVMGFEERQKKKKWISYLCFFAFAVNLYVSVQSFII, translated from the coding sequence ATGTTTCGCAAGTTGAAAATTGCTTTTTCTGCAGTCGTCTTATTACTTGCGGTCTATAGCATAACTACAGGAAATCTTGATATTACTCCTTTTACTTCTCTAGGACTAGCTTTATTATTACTTGTTATGGGATTTGAAGAACGGCAAAAAAAGAAAAAGTGGATCAGCTATCTCTGCTTTTTTGCATTCGCTGTAAACCTTTATGTTTCCGTACAATCCTTTATCATTTAA
- a CDS encoding TraR/DksA C4-type zinc finger protein produces MALSTQEMDHFKQILLSRKEEIKGMRERNESFGSDSEFPKESTGELSNYDNHPGDLGTELFEKEKDIALNDLHEKELEDIETALKSIEKGEYGVCKTCGQDILKERLEIVPFTLYCKEHSPAQNSSDDRPIEEEVIGPDYKTRSNDNKDATFFDGEDTWQSVAKYGTSETPSDFSDPDKRDYNEMYEDSDDDDGFVEEYESFVATDITGKERNVVQNRNHEEYEEELDREEEKQADREKYDK; encoded by the coding sequence ATGGCATTATCTACACAAGAAATGGACCATTTTAAACAAATCTTATTATCACGAAAAGAAGAGATAAAAGGAATGAGAGAAAGAAACGAGTCTTTTGGTAGTGATTCGGAATTTCCTAAAGAATCAACAGGTGAACTGTCTAACTATGATAATCATCCAGGAGATCTCGGCACAGAATTGTTTGAAAAAGAAAAAGATATTGCTCTAAATGATCTACATGAGAAAGAGCTGGAAGATATCGAAACAGCTTTAAAAAGTATTGAAAAAGGTGAGTACGGAGTATGTAAAACGTGTGGTCAAGACATTCTAAAAGAACGTTTAGAGATAGTCCCTTTTACCCTTTATTGTAAAGAACATAGCCCTGCACAAAATTCTTCAGATGATCGTCCTATTGAAGAAGAGGTAATTGGCCCTGACTACAAAACAAGAAGCAATGATAATAAGGATGCGACGTTTTTTGATGGAGAAGATACATGGCAGTCCGTTGCCAAGTATGGAACAAGTGAAACTCCGTCAGACTTTTCTGATCCCGATAAGAGAGATTATAACGAGATGTATGAAGATTCGGATGACGATGACGGCTTTGTAGAAGAATATGAAAGTTTTGTTGCTACTGATATTACAGGAAAAGAAAGAAATGTTGTTCAGAATAGAAATCATGAAGAATATGAAGAAGAATTGGACAGGGAAGAGGAAAAGCAAGCAGATAGAGAAAAGTATGATAAGTAA
- a CDS encoding HAD-IIIA family hydrolase, translated as MMNHTYQAIFLDRDGTIGGSDTIEYPGDFELFPYTQEVIHTFKSNDMSVFSFTNQPGISRGDACEADFISELNAFGFDDVYLCPHDHTEGCDCRKPAIGMLKKAAIEHNLDLTKCVVFGDRWTDILAAKTAGCKAILVQTGSGKISWDQNHFTSVIQPDYVAATLKEGMTWLLEHTCITR; from the coding sequence ATGATGAATCATACATACCAAGCCATTTTTTTAGATCGAGACGGAACGATCGGCGGTTCAGATACGATTGAATATCCAGGGGATTTTGAACTTTTTCCTTATACCCAAGAAGTAATTCACACATTTAAGTCCAATGATATGTCGGTTTTCTCATTTACGAATCAGCCTGGGATCAGTCGAGGTGATGCATGCGAAGCAGACTTTATCAGTGAATTAAATGCGTTTGGATTCGATGATGTTTATCTTTGTCCGCACGACCATACAGAAGGCTGCGATTGCAGAAAACCTGCCATCGGCATGTTAAAGAAAGCTGCCATTGAACATAATCTTGACCTAACAAAGTGTGTTGTGTTTGGTGACCGATGGACAGATATACTTGCTGCCAAAACTGCTGGATGCAAAGCAATATTAGTTCAAACCGGTTCTGGCAAAATTTCGTGGGATCAAAATCATTTCACTTCTGTTATTCAACCAGATTATGTAGCTGCAACCTTAAAAGAAGGAATGACATGGCTGCTTGAACATACATGCATTACCAGATGA